One genomic region from bacterium encodes:
- a CDS encoding SelT/SelW/SelH family (seleno)protein, translating to MAQLQKVTIEYCTSUGYLSQAVRVAEEILKAKQNDVATVSLIPSSGGVFEVVADGKTVFSKKQAGRRPEPGEVVAALEAS from the coding sequence ATGGCCCAACTGCAGAAGGTGACCATCGAATACTGTACCAGTTGAGGGTATCTCTCCCAGGCCGTCCGTGTGGCGGAAGAGATCCTGAAGGCCAAGCAAAATGATGTCGCGACCGTCAGCCTGATCCCCTCTTCGGGCGGCGTGTTCGAAGTCGTCGCCGATGGGAAGACCGTCTTTTCCAAGAAGCAGGCGGGCCGGCGCCCCGAGCCGGGCGAGGTTGTGGCCGCGCTCGAGGCGTCGTAA
- a CDS encoding amidohydrolase family protein — MPIIDVHDHFYPPAYLDALAGNPGNVRVTYDAEGNPRLHYPGDYNIAVRGHRDIAYREQVLAEHGVDRQMISLTTPGTHVERPARAVELARLVNDAFAQVAAERGGRFGAYGTLPLNDPRASAAELERCLGPLGFRGAMLFANVNGAALADERFWPIYEVANAHGAILHIHPTSPVGVESMTEYWLMPLCGFLFDTTLAAAHLVFAGVVERFPRIRWVLSHLGGTIPYLAERLDRGFRAFRECRERISKPPSDYLKAHFWYDTVNFDPAALRLAIEFAGTGRLLAGSDYPHQIGSIPLMLESIRALEIPDAERANILGGNAARLFGA, encoded by the coding sequence GTGCCGATCATCGACGTGCACGACCATTTCTATCCGCCGGCCTATCTCGATGCCCTGGCCGGCAATCCCGGCAACGTCCGCGTCACGTACGACGCCGAGGGCAACCCGCGGCTTCACTATCCGGGCGACTACAACATCGCCGTCCGCGGACACCGCGACATCGCGTACCGCGAGCAGGTTCTGGCCGAGCACGGCGTCGACCGGCAGATGATTTCGCTCACGACGCCCGGCACGCACGTCGAGCGGCCGGCGCGTGCCGTCGAACTCGCGCGTCTCGTGAACGACGCGTTCGCCCAGGTCGCGGCCGAGCGCGGGGGCCGGTTCGGCGCGTACGGCACGCTACCGCTCAACGACCCGCGGGCGTCCGCGGCGGAGTTGGAGCGCTGCCTCGGCCCGCTCGGCTTCCGTGGAGCGATGCTGTTCGCCAACGTCAACGGCGCGGCGCTGGCGGATGAACGCTTCTGGCCGATCTACGAGGTGGCCAATGCCCACGGCGCGATCCTGCACATCCACCCCACGTCGCCCGTCGGCGTCGAATCGATGACCGAGTACTGGCTCATGCCCTTGTGCGGATTCTTGTTCGACACCACGCTCGCCGCGGCCCATCTGGTCTTCGCCGGCGTCGTCGAACGATTCCCGCGGATTCGCTGGGTGTTGAGCCACCTCGGGGGGACGATCCCGTACCTGGCCGAGCGGCTGGACCGCGGGTTCCGCGCGTTCCGCGAATGCCGGGAGCGGATTTCAAAGCCGCCGAGCGATTACTTGAAGGCGCACTTCTGGTACGACACGGTCAACTTCGATCCGGCGGCGCTCCGGCTGGCGATCGAGTTCGCCGGCACCGGCCGCCTGCTCGCCGGCAGCGACTACCCGCACCAGATCGGCAGTATTCCGCTGATGCTCGAGAGCATCCGGGCGCTCGAGATCCCGGACGCGGAGCGTGCGAACATCCTCGGGGGAAACGCGGCGCGGCTGTTCGGCGCGTAG